A DNA window from Oenanthe melanoleuca isolate GR-GAL-2019-014 chromosome 11, OMel1.0, whole genome shotgun sequence contains the following coding sequences:
- the LOC130258037 gene encoding translation initiation factor IF-2-like, which yields MSARGTHGPFSSAARSRGAGPAGSSPGPGRLPGRAEPAALPEHKARRGRGRAHKGAALGRAAQAPGRAGPRRRRACTQWPGGRARAAAPRRPRRAPLPRAAAAAQHRPPGPRLGRAGALSRGRPATAPGPPAGGGGAPAGAEGGLGSPDGGSVRADCAAPLRPRRSVRGLSPPRAPRLPRSLARSLAPCAAGTRRLRPSYPTAASARARAPRARSRQRPPSRARAPRRPARGREQRPRCAPRCPERCRARPALSPARRYARLSPGPPHGRAGPSQPRAPRAAAALAAPPCPGGGSAPAPAARVGHRGIRRLRAWRHAGTVTSARDCVLKNERGLSQRDRERPARGHSDGFNGLRKTPPPVSVQRLRLIQEPPNSFPLQCLQLAHLPQPQ from the exons ATGTCAGCGAGGGGCACCCACGGCCCATTTAGCTCGGCAGCCCGTtcccgcggggccgggcccgccggGAGCTCGCCGGGGCCAGGCCGCCTCCCGGGCCGCGCCGAGCCCGCGGCGCTCCCCGAGCACAAAGCGCGGCGGGGCCGAGGCCGAGCCCACAAAGGGGCAGCCCTGGGCCGGGCGGCGCaggccccgggccgggccgggccgcgccgccgccgcgcctGCACACAATGGCCCGGCGGAAGGGCTCGGGCCGCCGCTCCCCGCaggccccgccgcgccccgctcCCCCGAGCCGCGGCCGCCGCACAGCACCGCCCGCCCGGGCCGCGCTTAGGCCGCGCCGGGGCCTTGTCCCGAGGCCGCCCCGCCACCGCGCCGGGGCCTCcagcgggcggcggcggggccccgGCGGGGGCTGAGG GCGGCCTTGGCTCCCCCGATGGCGGCTCCGTGCGGGCCGACTGCGCTGCGCCGCTCCGGCCGAGACGCTCCGTGCGCGGCCTGAGCCCACCGCGCGCTCCCCGCCTCCCTCGCTCGCTCGCTCGCTCCCTCGCTCCCTGCGCCGCGGGCACGCGCCGGCTGCGCCCGAGCTATCCTACCGCCGCCTCCGCGCGCGCGCGCGCTCCACGGGCGCGCTCCCGCCAGCGCCCCCCCTCCCGCGCACGCGCACCGCGCCGCCCCGCGCGCGGCCGGGAACAAAGGCCGCGCTGCGCTCCGCGCTGCCCCGAGCGCTGCCGTGCCCGCCCGGCGCtgagcccggcccggcgctATGCCCGGCTCTCACCTGGGCCGCCCCACGGCCGCGCCGGCCCCTCTcagccccgagccccgcgcGCTGCCGCGGCCCTGGCAGCCCCGCCGTGcccgggcggcgggagcgcccCTGCGCCGGCAGCGAGGGTCGGGCACCGCGGCATCCGCAGGCTCCGCGCCTGGCGCCACGCGGGAACTGTCACGAGTGCTCGGGATTGTGTTCTAAAAAATGAAAGGGGCCTCTCGCAGAGAGACCGGGAACGTCCAGCACGGGGGCATTCTGATGGTTTTAATGGACTGCGAAAAACCCCTCCTCCAGTCTCTGTTCAAAGACTTCGCCTAATTCAG GAACCTCCCAATTCATTCCCCCTGCAATGCCTGCAGCTCGCCCACCTGCCTCAACCCCAGTGA